A portion of the Lolium rigidum isolate FL_2022 chromosome 1, APGP_CSIRO_Lrig_0.1, whole genome shotgun sequence genome contains these proteins:
- the LOC124684708 gene encoding 2-oxoglutarate-dependent dioxygenase 33-like: MGSDFKAIPLIDIGPLVEKIDDPDMANDEGLLDVIRMLDDACKEAGFFYVRGHGIPESLMTEVRDITRKFFQLPHEEKLKIKMTPQSGYRGYQRVGENVTKGKPDMHEAIDCYTPIEPGKYGDLAKPMEGSNLWPENPSNFHALLENYTSLLRDLSRKIMRGIALALGAPLDAFEGETAGDAFWVLRLIGYPVSADIPQEQLTDTGCGAHTDYGFLTLVNQDDDICALEVRNLSGEWIYAKPVPGTFVCNIGDMLKVWSNGIYQPTLHRVVNNSPRYRVSVAFFYESNFDAAVEPVKFCREKTGGVAKYEKVVYGEHLVQKVLTNFVM; this comes from the exons ATGGGTTCCGACTTCAAAGCCATCCCTCTTATCG ATATTGGCCCGCTCGTCGAGAAGATCGATGATCCTGACATGGCAAACGACGAGGGTTTGTTGGACGTCATCCGGATGCTGGACGACGCTTGTAAGGAGGCTGGATTCTTCTATGTG AGAGGCCATGGGATTCCGGAGTCGCTAATGACAGAAGTTAGGGATATCACGCGCAAGTTCTTCCAGCTTCCTCACGAGGAAAAACTGAAGATCAAAATGACACCTCAAAGTGGATATAG AGGGTATCAGAGAGTTGGGGAAAATGTTACCAAGGGTAAACCTGATATGCATGAAGCAATTGAT TGCTACACGCCTATCGAACCAGGCAAATATGGAGATCTTGCTAAACCAATGGAAGGATCTAATTTGTG GCCGGAGAACCCATCAAATTTTCACGCGCTGCTAGAAAACTATACAAGCCTTTTACGGG ATCTTTCAAGAAAGATCATGCGAGGTATAGCCTTGGCATTGGGTGCACCGTTGGATGCTTTCGAAGGCGAAACAGCAGGAGATGCTTTCTGGGTTCTCAGATTGATTGGATATCCAGTGTCAGCTGACATCCCGCAAGAGCAACTCACTGATACCGGGTG TGGAGCTCATACAGATTATG GCTTTCTGACTCTGGTTAACCAGGATGATGACATATGcgctcttgag GTCAGAAACCTGTCTGGTGAGTGGATATACGCCAAGCCGGTACCTGGAACCTTTGTTTGCAACATTGGTGACATGTTAAAG GTTTGGTCGAATGGGATATATCAGCCCACACTCCACAGAGTCGTCAACAACTCCCCTCGTTACCGTGTATCTGTCGCCTTCTTCTACGAG TCGAACTTCGACGCTGCGGTGGAGCCTGTGAAGTTCTGCCGGGAGAAGACGGGCGGCGTTGCCAAGTACGAGAAGGTCGTCTACGGGGAGCACCTGGTTCAGAAAGTCCTCACCAACTTCGTCATGTAA
- the LOC124702731 gene encoding probable cadmium/zinc-transporting ATPase HMA1, chloroplastic: protein MQFLTASAACAASSSSAPPLPRSAHLLRVSRPPPFPHLRRRRAPHLPSPSLSLAPRPPLLLASRRSILFAPRAHGDHHHNHNHGHSHGHGHHGHGHGHDGAEVHGGGGGAAVMRMARAIGWADVADALREHLQVCCISLGLLLMAAVCPHVAPLSAVGRLPAALIAVAFPLVGVSAALDALVDIADGKINIHVLMALAAFASIFMGNSLEGGLLLAMFNLAHIAEEYFTSKSMYDVRELKENHPEFALLLETRGDESVHFSNLSYTKVPVHDLEVDSHILVRAGEAVPVDGEVYQGSSTITIEHLTGETKPVERTVGDAIPGGARNLEGMMIVKVTKSWEDSTLNRIVQLTEEGQLNKPKLQRWLDEFGEHYSKVVVALSLAVALLGPFLFKWPFFGNSVCRGSIYRGLGLMVAASPCALAVAPLAYATAISSLASKGILLKGGHVLDALSSCQSIAFDKTGTLTTGKLMCKAIEPIHGHLDVSHGVNDPSCCTPNCESEALAVAAAMEKGTTHPIGRAVLNHSVGRDLPVVAVESFESLPGRGVVATLSGIKAKNSENELAKASIGSVEYISSLYRSNGESEQIKQAVKCSAFGPEFVQAALSVDKKVTLFHFEDEPRSGVCEVIYTLREKAKLRIMMLTGDHKSSAMRVAKAVCIDEVHFSLKPEDKLNKVKAVSREGGGGLIMVGDGINDAPALAAATVGIVLAQRASATAVAVADILLLQDNLCVVPFCIAKARQTTSLVKQSVALALTCIVFAALPSVLGFLPLWLTVLLHEGGTLLVCLNSIRALNHPTWSLGDDFRQLVDGLKNSILAKLNSSSKFPANTVPL, encoded by the exons ATGCAGTTCCTCACCGCCtccgccgcgtgcgccgcctcctcctcctccgcgccgccgctcccgcgCTCCGCCCACCTGCTCCGCGTCTCGAGGCCCCCTCCCTTcccgcacctccgccgccgccgcgccccccacCTACCCTCCCCATCGCTCTCCCTAGCCCCCAGACCCCCGCTCCTCCTCGCCTCGCGTCGCTCCATTCTCTTCGCCCCCCGCGcccacggcgaccaccaccacaacCATAACCACGGCCAcagccacggccacggccaccatggacacggccacggccacgacggGGCGGAGGTGCACGGGGGAGGCGGGGGCGCGGCGGTCATGCGGATGGCCAGGGCGATCGGGTGGGCCGACGTCGCCGACGCGCTGCGGGAGCACCTGCAGGTCTGCTGCATctccctcggcctcctcctcatgGCCGCCGTCTGCCCGCACGTCGCGCCGCTGAGCGCAGTCGGGCGTCTCCCGGCCGCGCTCATCGCCGTCGCGTTTCCTCTTGTCGGG GTTTCTGCAGCGCTTGATGCTCTTGTAGACATTGCTGATGGGAAAATAAATATCCATGTCCTCATGGCTCTTGCTGCATTTGCCTCCATATTTATGGGGAACTCGTTGGAGGGTGGTCTGCTTCTTGCAATGTTTAATTTAGCTCATATCG CCGAAGAGTACTTCACAAGCAAGTCAATGTATGATGTGAGGGAGCTTAAGGAAAATCATCCAGAATTTGCATTGTTGTTAGAAACAAGAGGAGACGAATCTGTACATTTTTCAAATCTCAGTTACACCAAAGTTCCTGTGCATGACCTTGAAGTGGATTCTCATATTTTGGTCAGAGCTGGTgag GCTGTGCCTGTTGATGGAGAAGTTTACCAAGGATCATCTACGATCACTATAGAACACCTCACTGGTGAAACAAAACCTGTTGAAAGGACGGTGGGGGATGCTATACCAGGTGGAGCTAGGAACTTGGAAGGAATGATGATTGTGAAG GTGACCAAGTCATGGGAGGATTCAACACTTAACAGAATTGTCCAGTTGACTGAAGAGGGCCAGCTAAACAAGCCAAAGTTGCAAAGATGGCTAGATGAGTTTGGAGAGCACTATAGCAAAGTTGTCGTGGCCCTGTCTTTGGCTGTCGCACTATTGGGACCATTCCTCTTTAAGTGGCCCTTTTTCGGTAACTCAG TTTGTAGGGGCTCAATTTACCGTGGACTAGGACTTATGGTGGCTGCATCTCCTTGTGCACTGGCTGTAGCCCCATTAGCATATGCTACTGCCATCAGTTCTCTTGCAAGTAAG GGAATTTTGTTGAAAGGTGGGCATGTCTTGGATGCTCTTTCTTCTTGTCAGTCTATTGCTTTTGACAAGACTGGCACGTTAACAACTGGGAAGCTTATGTGCAAAGCAATCGAGCCCATTCATGGACATTTGGATGTGAGTCATGGTGTTAATGATCCTTCTTGCTGTACACCAAACTGTGAAAGTGAAGCTCTAGCTGTTGCTGCAGCTATGGAGAAAGGAACAACACATCCTATTGGAAG GGCAGTTTTAAATCACTCTGTCGGGAGAGATCTCCCTGTGGTTGCTGTAGAGAGTTTTGAGAGTTTACCTGGTAGAGGAGTTGTTGCTACTTTGAGCGGCATAAAG GCAAAAAACAGTGAAAATGAGCTCGCTAAGGCATCTATTGGTTCCGTCGAGTATATTTCTTCTCTATATAGATCTAACGGTGAATCCGAGCAAATAAAACAGGCAGTAAAGTGTTCCGCATTTGGGCCTGAATTTGTGCAAGCTGCTCTGTCAGTAGATAAAAAG GTAACCCTTTTCCACTTTGAGGATGAACCCCGTTCTGGTGTCTGTGAAGTTATATATACCTTAAGAGAAAAGGCTAAACTTCGAATCATGATGCTTACTGGAGATCACAAATCAAGTGCTATGAGAGTTGCTAAAGCTGTATGTATTGACGAAGTTCACTTCTCTTTAAAGCCGGAGGACAAGTTGAACAAAGTAAAAGCAGTTTCAAGGGAGGGAG GTGGAGGCTTAATAATGGTTGGTGATGGTATAAATGATGCACCAGCTCTTGCAGCTGCAACAGTCGGTATTGTTCTAGCACAACGCGCCAGTGCGACAGCGGTAGCTGTTGCAGATATTCTGTTGTTGCAGGATAATCTCTGTGTGGTGCCATTTTGTATCGCTAAAGCTCGTCAAACAACTTCATTG GTCAAGCAAAGTGTAGCTCTTGCCTTAACTTGTATTGTTTTTGCTGCACTTCCTTCTGTCCTAGGATTTCTTCCTCTTTGGTTGACG GTACTtctccatgaaggaggaacccTTCTAGTTTGCTTGAACTCAATACGAGCTCTCAACCACCCAACATGGTCTTTGGGTGATGACTTCCGTCAACTTGTTGATGGCCTAAAAAACTCTATCTTGGCAAAGCTGAATAGCTCCTCAAAATTCCCAGCCAACACCGTTCCTTTGTAG